In Oryza brachyantha chromosome 2, ObraRS2, whole genome shotgun sequence, a single window of DNA contains:
- the LOC102703654 gene encoding membrane-anchored ubiquitin-fold protein 3 isoform X1, with protein MAGGKEPIEVKFRLFDGTDIGPSKYDPSTTVSALKEFILARWPQDKEITPKTVNDLKLINAGRILENNRTLAESRVPVGEVPGGVITMHVVVRPPQPDKNSEKQLANSPKQNRCGCTIL; from the exons ATGGCCGGCGGGAAGGAGCCGATCGAGGTCAAGTTCCGGCTTTTTGATGGTACGGATATCGGCCCGAGCAAGTACGACCCCTCCACCACCGTCTCGGCGCTCAAGGAGTTCATCCTCGCTCGGTGGCCGCAAG ATAAGGAAATAACTCCAAAAACAGTCAATGACCTGAAGCTCATTAATGCCGGAAGGATATTGGAGAATAACCGAACACTTGCTGAGTCTCGTGTTCCAGTAGGAGAGGTTCCAGGAGGTGTAATTACAATGCATGTGGTAGTGCGCCCTCCACAACCCGACAAAAACAGTG AGAAGCAGCTTGCAAATTCCCCCAAGCAGAACAGATGTGGATGTACCATACTTTGA
- the LOC102703654 gene encoding membrane-anchored ubiquitin-fold protein 3 isoform X2, with amino-acid sequence MAGGKEPIEVKFRLFDGTDIGPSKYDPSTTVSALKEFILARWPQDKEITPKTVNDLKLINAGRILENNRTLAESRVPVGEVPGGVITMHVVVRPPQPDKNKKQLANSPKQNRCGCTIL; translated from the exons ATGGCCGGCGGGAAGGAGCCGATCGAGGTCAAGTTCCGGCTTTTTGATGGTACGGATATCGGCCCGAGCAAGTACGACCCCTCCACCACCGTCTCGGCGCTCAAGGAGTTCATCCTCGCTCGGTGGCCGCAAG ATAAGGAAATAACTCCAAAAACAGTCAATGACCTGAAGCTCATTAATGCCGGAAGGATATTGGAGAATAACCGAACACTTGCTGAGTCTCGTGTTCCAGTAGGAGAGGTTCCAGGAGGTGTAATTACAATGCATGTGGTAGTGCGCCCTCCACAACCCGACAAAAACA AGAAGCAGCTTGCAAATTCCCCCAAGCAGAACAGATGTGGATGTACCATACTTTGA
- the LOC102703096 gene encoding tRNA (carboxymethyluridine(34)-5-O)-methyltransferase translates to MLQIFSRIATSSPRRVICALNSCSSNCRSASTSSPMNSNEMLGVQETVQTDGNHNCSASVQSTPDIEKKYVHRVYDAIAPHFSSTRFAKWPKVAGFLNSLRPGSVVLDAGCGNGKYLGFNPDCLFIGCDISPPLIEICAGRGHEVLVADAVNLPYRDNFGDAAISIAVLHHLSTDARRRKAIEELIRVIRKGGLVLITVWAVEQEDRSLLNKWTPLCEKYNEEWVDPSSPPVRNQSATVLESIAETDEDTGAVKQRNDNLNRSNDGLDDNSNVICSNSSIIDEHHKTQQEYFVPWHLPFHRAEIGGASAAALENGFAKRDDKKGTVVYSRYYHVFVEGELQRLVAGINNASVVDQFYDKSNWCIVLEKL, encoded by the exons ATGCTACAAATATTTTCAAGGATAGCAACAAGCAGCCCTCGCCGAGTTATCTGTGCATTGAATTCGTGCAGTTCAAATTGCCGAAGTGCTAGCACAAGCAGTCCCATGAATTCAAATGAAATGTTGGGAGTTCAGGAAACGGTACAAACCGACGGGAATCACAATTGCTCTGCAAGTGTTCAGTCCACTCCTGACATTGAGAAGAAGTATGTGCACCGTGTATATGATGCCATAGCTCCGCACTTCAGCTCAACGCGCTTTGCAAAATGGCCCAAGGTTGCAGGATTCTTGAATTCGTTGAGGCCAGGGTCAGTTGTACTGGATGCTGGCTGTGGTAATGGAAAATATTTGGGCTTCAATCCTGACTGCCTCTTCATAGGCTGTGATATAAGCCCTCCACTGATTGAGATATGTGCTGGGAGAGGGCATGAAGTGTTGGTTGCCGATGCTGTCAACCTCCCATACAGGGACAATTTTGGTGATGCAGCAATTTCAATAGCAGTATTGCATCATTTAAGTACTGATGCCAGGCGGAGGAAGGCCATTGAAGAGTTGATCCGTGTTATTCGGAAAGGTGGTCTTGTGCTCATCACTGTCTGGGCTGTGGAGCAGGAAGACAGATCACTTCTCAACAAGTGGACTCCCCTCTGTGAGAAGTATAATGAAGAGTGGGTTGATCCGAGCAGCCCGCCAGTGCGTAATCAATCAGCTACCGTGCTTGAAAGCATTGCAGAGACTGATGAAGACACAGGTGCAGTGAAGCAAAGGAATGATAATCTGAATAGAAGTAATGATGGTTTGGATGATAACTCCAATGTAATTTGCAGCAATTCCTCAATTATTGATGAGCATCATAAAACCCAGCAGGAGTACTTTGTTCCTTGGCATCTTCCATTTCACCGAGCTGAAATTGGTGGtgcatctgctgctgctcttgaAAATGGGTTTGCAAAAAGAGATGACAAGAAGGGTACCGTTGTCTACAGCCGTTATTACCATGTTTTTGTTGAAGGAGAACTTCAAAg GTTAGTTGCTGGTATAAACAATGCATCTGTTGTTGACCAATTCTATGACAAATCAAACTGGTGCATCGTTCTCGAGAAGCTTTGA